Proteins encoded within one genomic window of Flavobacterium oreochromis:
- a CDS encoding MATE family efflux transporter: protein MVKDIKAKFKFLKHNDVVDFNTIGIKEGIWLLAIPMILELILESVFSLVDLYFVGHLPNSQLAIQIIGFTESINTIIYSIAVGFSVAISALISISIGQKKVDNTGKIIIQALIIASIISLIISTLGYFYAPAIFTSLNVSQEAINYGISYPKIIFSNSLFILLLFLINGIFRGIGNPLLAMKSLWIANGFNLLLCPLLINGWIFIPALGIEGAAWATVSGRAIGVLYQLYCIRKIRKSIGFQKKRFELDFPIIKSIISIATPGIFQYILASLSWIYLAQLIAKNGGEYGSAGFQIAVRVMLFFILPIWGLSNAVATLTGQYLGAHHLTRIKVLTKIVLKYTLFLCLGITLINLFFAENISLFFTNDIQTIIRAKEAMKIISLGYIAYGVSMIFNNLFNGAGNTQIPTLVNFLGFWIFQIPFAYYLIEFQKQEYIYAIWLVPITETILCFLYFTLWKKITSTQQCNFG, encoded by the coding sequence ATGGTAAAAGATATCAAAGCAAAATTTAAATTTCTTAAACATAATGATGTAGTTGATTTTAACACCATAGGAATTAAGGAAGGAATATGGTTATTAGCCATCCCTATGATTTTAGAATTAATACTAGAATCTGTATTTTCATTAGTAGATTTATACTTTGTAGGACATTTACCTAATAGTCAATTAGCAATCCAAATTATAGGTTTCACTGAATCTATAAATACAATTATATATTCTATTGCAGTAGGATTTAGCGTAGCTATTAGTGCTCTAATTTCTATCTCTATTGGTCAAAAAAAGGTAGATAATACAGGAAAAATCATTATACAAGCTTTAATCATAGCCTCTATTATTTCCTTAATAATTAGCACTTTGGGCTATTTTTATGCCCCAGCTATTTTTACTTCTTTAAATGTTTCACAAGAAGCTATTAATTATGGAATAAGCTATCCTAAAATTATTTTTAGTAACAGTCTATTTATTCTCTTATTATTTTTAATTAACGGAATATTTAGAGGTATAGGAAATCCTTTACTTGCTATGAAAAGTCTTTGGATAGCTAATGGTTTTAATCTTCTACTATGTCCGTTACTAATAAATGGTTGGATCTTTATCCCTGCCTTAGGAATTGAAGGTGCCGCTTGGGCAACCGTTAGCGGAAGAGCTATAGGTGTTCTTTATCAATTATATTGCATTCGCAAAATCAGAAAATCTATAGGCTTTCAGAAAAAACGTTTTGAATTAGATTTTCCTATTATTAAATCTATTATTAGTATTGCAACACCTGGTATATTCCAATACATATTAGCTTCATTAAGTTGGATATACTTAGCACAACTGATTGCTAAAAATGGTGGAGAATATGGTTCCGCTGGGTTTCAAATTGCTGTTAGAGTAATGTTATTTTTCATACTCCCTATTTGGGGATTAAGTAATGCTGTTGCTACATTAACTGGACAATATTTAGGCGCACATCATTTAACAAGAATTAAAGTTTTAACTAAAATTGTACTTAAGTACACCCTATTTCTTTGTTTAGGAATTACTTTAATAAACCTATTTTTTGCAGAAAATATTAGTTTATTTTTCACTAATGACATACAAACTATTATACGAGCAAAAGAAGCTATGAAAATTATAAGCTTAGGTTATATAGCCTATGGAGTTTCTATGATTTTCAACAATTTATTTAATGGTGCTGGTAATACACAAATTCCCACATTAGTAAACTTCTTAGGCTTTTGGATTTTTCAAATACCTTTTGCTTATTATCTAATAGAATTTCAAAAACAAGAATATATATACGCTATTTGGCTCGTACCCATTACCGAAACCATTCTTTGTTTTCTTTATTTTACTTTATGGAAAAAAATTACCTCAACGCAGCAGTGTAATTTCGGCTAA
- a CDS encoding ferric iron reductase, with the protein MYLTPLLHCFYEYDLVFMPHGENLILGLKDHVPVRSFMKDITEEAVILNPTIQLPKNLERMYAEVPEEVKLLSIFIDVFDGFFRFMAGILVSQIQYDENRFWNLVAESIQEYQQAHPHLETKFEKYDLFAADFELSCLNRLQLNNNKTMINLDDPVALLQFQGRISNPIAPYKKVIA; encoded by the coding sequence ATTTATCTTACCCCTCTTCTTCATTGTTTTTATGAATATGATCTCGTTTTTATGCCTCATGGTGAAAACTTAATTTTAGGCTTGAAAGATCACGTTCCTGTTCGTTCATTTATGAAAGATATTACGGAAGAAGCGGTCATTCTAAACCCAACAATTCAACTTCCCAAAAACTTAGAACGAATGTATGCCGAAGTACCTGAAGAAGTAAAATTACTCTCAATATTTATTGACGTTTTTGATGGTTTCTTCCGTTTTATGGCAGGTATATTAGTCTCTCAAATACAATATGATGAAAATCGCTTTTGGAATCTAGTAGCAGAAAGCATTCAGGAATACCAACAAGCACATCCACATTTAGAAACTAAATTTGAAAAATACGATCTTTTTGCTGCTGATTTTGAATTGTCCTGCTTAAACAGATTACAACTCAATAATAATAAAACAATGATTAATCTTGACGATCCCGTAGCCTTATTACAATTCCAAGGTAGAATTTCCAATCCTATTGCTCCGTACAAAAAAGTAATAGCTTAA
- a CDS encoding GNAT family N-acetyltransferase, which translates to MPLNIPIHIPIIHDWVNREYAQYWGMIGKNVDEIKNEYEKIIQHSEVFLGKVNGEVSFLLEKYNPKKDPISDYYKVKDHDCGIHVIVAPTNKPIHKFTWHIFTSIMKFIFSDLTIERVVVEPDIRNEKMFKICHRIGFKDGKIVELPHKTARLSFCTRRQFIKTMDSENTTSLNISKLFNQIENPEIATTHIKEETWSLANKLLVKKAISEFSHENIFTPTFISSENGIETYQIISDNSEISYSFQAKKLALNHWLINENSIIKNYNSEEKIDAILFFNEYRNTIGISEELFPSYIEEIISTLQSSIYKLDKDSLASYQLIHADFQTIEQSMNEGHPGFVANNGRIGFNSTDYQAYTPETGNHFQLVWLAGKKDRTVYAGTQELDYDTLIHQELGDETIDIFNIIIKEHGKNPSDYFFMPTHPWQWFNKLATIFSPEIAQGNLICLGYGPDYHQAQQSIRTLFNVSHPQKLYTKTSLSILNMGFMRGLPVYYLGSAPEMAKWLDDLLKNDSYLQQVRFSMLGEVASISYINPYFESYGKHNPYNKMIASLWRESPVKYLQKGEQLMTMAALLHLDKKEMPF; encoded by the coding sequence GTGCCCCTTAATATCCCTATCCATATTCCTATTATTCACGATTGGGTTAATAGAGAATATGCTCAATATTGGGGAATGATTGGTAAAAACGTAGATGAAATTAAAAATGAATATGAGAAAATCATACAACATTCAGAAGTCTTTTTAGGAAAAGTAAATGGCGAAGTTTCATTTCTATTAGAGAAATATAATCCTAAAAAGGATCCTATATCTGATTATTACAAAGTAAAGGATCATGATTGTGGTATCCATGTAATAGTAGCACCTACTAATAAACCCATTCATAAATTTACTTGGCATATTTTTACTTCTATAATGAAATTTATTTTCTCTGATCTTACAATTGAAAGAGTTGTTGTAGAACCTGATATTCGAAATGAGAAAATGTTTAAAATATGCCATCGAATTGGTTTTAAAGATGGAAAAATAGTGGAATTACCTCATAAAACAGCCCGATTATCTTTTTGTACTAGAAGGCAATTCATTAAAACAATGGATTCAGAAAATACTACCTCATTAAATATATCAAAATTATTTAATCAAATTGAAAATCCTGAAATTGCCACTACTCATATAAAAGAAGAAACTTGGTCACTAGCTAATAAATTATTAGTTAAAAAAGCAATTAGTGAATTTTCTCACGAAAATATTTTTACCCCTACATTTATTTCTTCAGAAAATGGGATAGAAACCTACCAAATCATCAGTGACAATAGTGAAATTTCATACAGCTTTCAGGCAAAAAAACTAGCTCTTAACCATTGGCTAATTAATGAAAATTCAATTATTAAAAATTATAATTCAGAAGAAAAAATAGATGCCATCCTATTTTTCAATGAATATAGAAATACCATTGGTATTTCAGAAGAATTATTCCCTTCTTATATAGAAGAAATAATCAGCACACTACAAAGTAGCATATATAAATTAGACAAAGATAGTCTAGCTTCTTATCAATTAATTCATGCTGATTTTCAAACCATTGAACAATCTATGAACGAAGGGCATCCTGGTTTTGTTGCTAATAATGGAAGAATAGGTTTTAATAGTACTGACTATCAAGCCTACACTCCTGAAACGGGCAATCATTTTCAATTAGTTTGGTTAGCCGGTAAGAAAGATAGAACCGTTTATGCAGGTACTCAAGAATTAGATTATGACACCCTAATACATCAAGAATTAGGAGATGAAACTATTGATATATTTAATATCATAATTAAAGAACACGGAAAGAATCCATCCGACTATTTCTTTATGCCAACTCATCCTTGGCAATGGTTTAACAAATTAGCCACTATTTTTTCTCCTGAAATAGCACAAGGTAATTTAATTTGTTTAGGTTATGGACCTGATTATCATCAAGCCCAACAATCTATTCGAACATTGTTTAATGTGAGTCATCCTCAAAAATTATATACTAAAACATCTTTATCTATTTTAAATATGGGATTTATGCGTGGACTTCCTGTTTACTACTTAGGGAGTGCACCTGAAATGGCAAAATGGTTAGACGATTTACTCAAAAATGATAGTTACCTACAACAAGTCCGATTTAGTATGCTAGGAGAAGTAGCTTCTATTAGTTATATTAATCCTTATTTTGAAAGTTACGGAAAACATAATCCTTACAATAAAATGATTGCTTCATTATGGAGAGAAAGCCCTGTAAAATACCTTCAAAAAGGAGAACAATTAATGACAATGGCTGCATTGCTACATCTTGACAAAAAGGAAATGCCTTTTTAA
- a CDS encoding IucA/IucC family C-terminal-domain containing protein has protein sequence MAALLHIDYEGKPFIKYLIEKSGISAKQWINQYIQAYLIPLVHCFYTHELVFMPHGENLILVLKNHLVQRVFMKDITEEIMLFNTSTPLPEKAERIRINLPEKLKVLSIQNDIFQHFFRFLSAILDQYKILKEEIFWEIVGSSIAEYQLKNPQLKTSFLQHDLFSKTFESCCLNRLQLKNNKQMLNLADPASSLQFVGALENPIHQYKPIW, from the coding sequence ATGGCAGCATTACTTCATATAGACTATGAAGGAAAACCTTTTATTAAATACCTTATTGAAAAATCAGGAATTAGTGCAAAACAATGGATTAATCAGTACATACAAGCATATTTAATTCCCTTAGTGCATTGTTTTTACACACATGAACTGGTATTTATGCCTCATGGAGAAAATCTTATTCTTGTATTAAAAAATCATCTAGTTCAACGTGTTTTTATGAAAGACATTACAGAAGAAATTATGCTTTTTAATACTAGTACCCCTTTACCTGAAAAAGCAGAAAGAATACGAATCAATCTTCCAGAAAAGTTGAAAGTATTAAGCATTCAAAATGATATTTTTCAGCATTTTTTCCGGTTCTTATCTGCTATTTTAGATCAATACAAGATCTTAAAAGAAGAAATTTTTTGGGAAATTGTTGGTTCTTCTATAGCTGAATACCAACTAAAAAACCCTCAACTTAAAACATCCTTTTTACAACATGATCTCTTTAGTAAAACATTTGAATCCTGCTGCCTAAATCGCTTACAACTTAAAAACAATAAACAAATGCTGAATTTAGCAGATCCTGCTTCTAGTTTACAATTTGTAGGAGCATTAGAAAATCCTATTCATCAATATAAACCAATATGGTAA
- a CDS encoding GNAT family N-acetyltransferase has product MNNTQQSNQNIKNIICFSKKINGLGAFELRKFDLIHDLPIIYEWVQKEYAIYWGMMGLSYDQVLTIYQKLVENTYVYIGLFEGKTAFLLECYDPQEDIIKEHYQVNKGDIGMHILVAPPDKKISGFTWHIFKFILDFIFSDSNVKRVVVEPDAKNKKIHILNKKAGFVFQKIIELPHKKARLEFCTRQQYYNAMTEKN; this is encoded by the coding sequence ATGAACAATACACAGCAATCAAATCAGAATATAAAAAACATCATTTGCTTTAGTAAAAAAATAAATGGATTAGGGGCTTTTGAATTAAGAAAGTTTGACCTAATTCACGATCTACCTATAATTTATGAATGGGTTCAAAAAGAATATGCTATTTATTGGGGAATGATGGGTTTAAGTTATGATCAAGTTCTAACTATTTATCAAAAACTAGTAGAAAACACTTACGTATACATAGGCCTTTTTGAAGGAAAAACTGCTTTTTTATTAGAATGTTATGATCCTCAAGAAGACATCATAAAAGAACATTATCAAGTGAATAAAGGAGATATAGGAATGCACATCTTAGTAGCCCCTCCTGATAAAAAAATAAGTGGTTTTACTTGGCATATTTTTAAATTCATCTTAGACTTTATTTTCAGTGATTCTAATGTAAAACGGGTAGTTGTAGAACCTGACGCAAAAAATAAAAAAATTCACATTTTGAATAAAAAAGCAGGATTTGTTTTTCAAAAAATTATTGAATTACCACATAAAAAAGCACGATTAGAGTTTTGTACAAGACAACAATACTATAATGCTATGACAGAGAAAAATTAA